In the genome of Fulvivirga maritima, one region contains:
- the cobT gene encoding nicotinate-nucleotide--dimethylbenzimidazole phosphoribosyltransferase, which yields MLHFTIQPVADHLDDAIRSKIDLKTKPIGALGLLEDTAFTIARIQQTLTPSLNAPTIAVFAGDHGIAKTGLVNPYPQEVTYQMVMNFVNGGAAINVLSKQNNIDIKIIDAGVNYDFGPFDSIIDAKIAYGTANYLEGPAMTIAQCEQAIAKGAEVVQGIFNNGSNVIGFGEMGIGNTSSASLLMSVICDKPVAACVGKGTGANQEQLAGKIKTLQQVLEKHQDLDKNDPIAVLASLGGFEIAQICGGMLKAAELGMIILVDGFICTAALLVAQMIEKAILGYCVFTHQSEEHGHQMMLKTFNAKPLLKLGMRLGEGTGCAVAYPIVQSACTFLNEMASFEGAGVSQQSTI from the coding sequence ATGCTTCACTTTACTATCCAACCTGTTGCTGATCATCTGGATGATGCTATTCGCAGTAAAATAGACCTTAAGACTAAGCCCATTGGTGCACTGGGGCTTTTAGAAGACACCGCTTTTACCATTGCGCGTATTCAGCAAACGCTAACGCCATCGTTAAATGCACCCACTATTGCCGTATTTGCCGGTGATCATGGTATTGCTAAAACAGGTTTGGTTAATCCCTACCCGCAAGAGGTGACCTACCAAATGGTGATGAATTTTGTAAACGGTGGTGCGGCTATCAATGTGCTATCCAAGCAAAATAACATTGATATAAAGATCATTGATGCCGGTGTAAACTATGATTTCGGCCCTTTTGATAGCATTATAGATGCTAAAATAGCTTATGGAACGGCCAATTATCTGGAAGGTCCCGCCATGACTATTGCCCAATGTGAGCAAGCTATAGCCAAAGGGGCTGAGGTAGTTCAAGGCATTTTTAATAATGGCAGCAACGTTATTGGTTTTGGAGAAATGGGGATAGGTAACACATCATCGGCATCGCTATTAATGAGTGTTATTTGTGATAAGCCTGTAGCAGCCTGCGTGGGTAAAGGCACAGGGGCTAATCAGGAGCAACTAGCAGGGAAGATAAAAACATTGCAACAAGTATTGGAAAAGCACCAAGATCTGGATAAGAATGATCCCATAGCTGTACTCGCTAGTTTGGGTGGGTTTGAAATAGCTCAGATATGTGGTGGAATGCTCAAAGCGGCTGAATTAGGCATGATTATACTGGTAGACGGCTTTATTTGTACTGCTGCTTTGCTGGTGGCCCAAATGATAGAAAAGGCCATTTTAGGTTATTGTGTATTTACTCACCAATCTGAAGAACATGGCCATCAGATGATGCTAAAGACTTTTAACGCCAAACCATTGCTTAAGCTAGGCATGCGACTAGGCGAGGGGACAGGCTGTGCGGTGGCTTATCCTATTGTGCAGTCGGCTTGTACTTTTCTGAATGAAATGGCCAGCTTTGAAGGGGCAGGAGTAAGCCAGCAATCCACGATATGA
- a CDS encoding cation:proton antiporter, translating to MSIFQIITLLIVISALFSYINVRFFKLPTTIGLMIMAMIFTLGISISSLFTDVLLNNAVNIIGSIDFKEVLLDVMLSFLLFAGALHTKLPDIKAQRGPILMFATFGVLVSTFLIGTIAYYLLNAMNLPISYLQALLFGALISPTDPIAVLGILKQAGAPKRLETKIVGESLFNDGVGVVIFLTLFQLAASPDADISVSHITLLFVEEVGGGILLGLGLGYVTYWMMKSIDNYETEVMITLAMVMGGYLLASSLHFSGPLAMVIAGLFIGNDTRRQSSMSERTERYVDKFWELLDVLLNAVLFVLIGLEVLILSFEGNYILAGLILIPVALICRYIALSGPIQIFKNKMDFVPKTGLIMTWGGLRGGISIALALSLTDEMNRELIVAITYIIVVFSIIVQGLTVEKVLKWVKGV from the coding sequence ATGAGTATATTCCAAATTATCACCTTGTTAATTGTTATCTCTGCACTTTTTAGTTACATCAATGTGCGGTTTTTCAAGTTACCCACTACCATTGGGCTCATGATTATGGCCATGATTTTCACCTTGGGTATATCCATTTCTTCACTTTTTACGGATGTTTTGCTTAACAATGCCGTGAATATCATAGGATCTATAGATTTTAAAGAAGTGCTACTTGATGTAATGTTGAGCTTCCTTCTTTTTGCGGGGGCCTTGCATACCAAACTGCCCGATATTAAAGCGCAACGGGGGCCTATCCTCATGTTTGCTACCTTTGGCGTGCTGGTATCCACTTTTCTTATTGGTACTATCGCCTATTATTTGCTTAACGCTATGAACTTGCCTATCAGCTATTTGCAAGCCCTACTGTTTGGCGCATTAATCTCCCCTACTGATCCTATAGCGGTTTTGGGTATTTTGAAACAAGCCGGAGCGCCTAAAAGGTTGGAAACCAAAATTGTAGGCGAAAGCCTTTTTAATGACGGAGTTGGTGTAGTTATCTTCCTGACACTCTTTCAATTGGCGGCAAGTCCTGATGCCGATATTTCTGTAAGTCATATTACATTATTATTTGTAGAAGAAGTTGGTGGCGGCATACTGTTAGGCCTGGGTTTGGGGTATGTGACCTATTGGATGATGAAATCAATAGATAACTATGAGACCGAAGTAATGATCACCTTAGCAATGGTGATGGGTGGTTATTTATTAGCCAGTAGCCTCCATTTTTCTGGGCCTTTGGCTATGGTAATCGCCGGGCTATTTATAGGTAATGATACCAGAAGACAGTCGTCAATGAGTGAAAGAACGGAACGTTATGTAGATAAATTCTGGGAACTGTTAGACGTTCTGCTTAACGCTGTTCTTTTCGTGTTAATTGGATTGGAAGTATTAATTTTAAGCTTCGAAGGCAATTATATTTTAGCAGGACTAATTTTAATTCCGGTAGCACTTATTTGTAGGTACATCGCACTTTCCGGCCCCATCCAAATCTTTAAAAATAAAATGGATTTTGTGCCAAAAACTGGCCTAATTATGACCTGGGGTGGCCTAAGGGGTGGAATATCCATAGCTTTGGCCCTTTCCCTCACAGACGAAATGAACCGTGAACTTATTGTAGCCATAACCTACATTATAGTAGTATTCAGTATCATTGTGCAAGGTTTAACGGTGGAGAAAGTGCTGAAATGGGTGAAGGGTGTTTAA
- a CDS encoding bifunctional adenosylcobinamide kinase/adenosylcobinamide-phosphate guanylyltransferase, with protein MIYYISGGERSGKSGYAQKLALSLSDNPIYLATARQWDGDFKKRVARHVADRDDRWTTIEEEKHLSKLDVSGKVVVLDCITLWLTNWYVDTKNNVDECLEKGKAELSALFQQEGTLIIISNEIGMGIHAQTEVGRKFTELQGWMNEFIASQSDKAFFMVSGLPLTLK; from the coding sequence ATGATCTATTACATTTCAGGAGGGGAAAGATCCGGAAAGAGTGGCTATGCGCAAAAACTGGCGCTGAGCTTATCGGATAACCCCATATATCTGGCCACTGCCCGCCAGTGGGACGGTGATTTTAAGAAAAGAGTAGCGCGCCATGTCGCCGATAGAGATGACCGCTGGACTACCATAGAGGAAGAAAAGCACCTCAGTAAACTGGATGTCTCTGGCAAGGTAGTGGTGCTGGACTGTATTACACTTTGGCTCACCAACTGGTATGTTGATACCAAGAACAATGTAGATGAATGCCTTGAAAAGGGTAAAGCAGAGCTCTCAGCGCTCTTTCAGCAGGAGGGAACCCTCATCATTATCTCTAATGAAATTGGGATGGGCATACACGCACAGACTGAAGTGGGCCGTAAATTCACAGAACTGCAAGGATGGATGAATGAATTCATAGCCAGCCAATCTGATAAGGCCTTTTTTATGGTTTCTGGCCTTCCTTTAACATTAAAATGA
- a CDS encoding McrC family protein → MIKKVVIDTKWKFQSKVSLEDLRQVYAYLHYFESNEGYLLYPDQVKDAVRKEDGDFQNISKDKLSDLSCGLMFADLIIVQENKKVLNREIGEAILKAIQLDSAEKSSRKS, encoded by the coding sequence ATGATAAAAAAAGTAGTGATCGATACCAAGTGGAAGTTTCAGTCTAAAGTTTCTTTGGAAGATCTTCGTCAGGTATATGCTTACCTCCATTACTTTGAATCAAATGAAGGTTATTTGCTTTATCCAGATCAAGTGAAAGACGCTGTGAGAAAAGAGGATGGTGATTTTCAAAATATCAGTAAAGACAAACTTAGCGATCTTTCCTGTGGATTGATGTTTGCGGATTTGATTATAGTACAAGAGAATAAAAAAGTTTTGAATCGAGAAATAGGTGAAGCTATTCTTAAAGCCATCCAACTGGATTCTGCTGAAAAGTCATCGCGTAAAAGTTAG
- the cobC gene encoding alpha-ribazole phosphatase, translated as MEVYFIRHTTPQVAKGICYGQSDLDITDSFEAECRQLKPQLPEKFDTVYSSPLKRCTILAQQLTSQVITDDRLKEMNFGDWEMKKWDEIPNEPLDYWMEHFVTAKTPNGESMEGLHARVKEWWQSIQVNDSKQKIAVVTHAGVIRIMHAHLNNIPLNKAFENFNIGYGEVWKYDAV; from the coding sequence ATGGAAGTTTACTTTATAAGACATACCACGCCGCAGGTGGCTAAAGGCATCTGCTATGGCCAGAGTGACCTTGACATTACTGACTCATTTGAAGCTGAATGCCGACAGCTCAAGCCACAGTTACCCGAGAAGTTCGATACGGTGTATAGCAGCCCTCTCAAACGCTGTACTATTTTAGCGCAGCAACTGACCAGCCAGGTCATAACCGATGACCGGCTCAAAGAAATGAATTTTGGTGATTGGGAAATGAAAAAGTGGGATGAAATTCCTAATGAACCATTAGACTATTGGATGGAGCACTTTGTGACAGCCAAAACCCCCAATGGTGAATCAATGGAAGGCCTTCATGCCCGCGTAAAAGAATGGTGGCAGTCTATTCAAGTAAATGATTCAAAGCAAAAGATTGCGGTAGTGACTCATGCCGGAGTAATAAGAATCATGCATGCGCACCTTAACAACATTCCTTTAAACAAAGCCTTTGAAAATTTCAATATAGGGTATGGGGAGGTTTGGAAATATGATGCCGTATAA
- a CDS encoding McrC family protein encodes MTRQADKILVYEWSWLTLGQEVQGLQFKKKHLDALARYEQANQTGFFQVFFNKVRFNEHVGVIKVGDLTIEVLPKTDKHQLNKSEWQQVLLDMLLISLQVEAKTTTQANILIRQHSVLETYFQLFLSEAERLIHQGLIKKYRTNTSNQSALKGKLLVHQQITKNAVHAERFYVAHTVYDQDNVFNFILRAGLECVAKVGSDAVRRNAEALLLFFPESKSRVINEKLFRTLAYERKTESYKGAIELARIILLNYHPDIKGGPNDILAIMFDMNKLWESFIYWSLVRAASGKGVKVLAQPSKAFWKPNNGYSRPLKPDLVIELSDDKKSSDRYQVEVSV; translated from the coding sequence GTGACTAGGCAAGCAGATAAAATATTAGTTTATGAGTGGAGCTGGCTTACCTTAGGTCAAGAGGTGCAAGGCCTTCAATTCAAAAAGAAGCATCTGGATGCTCTGGCTAGGTACGAGCAAGCCAATCAAACCGGATTCTTTCAGGTCTTTTTCAATAAGGTTCGCTTCAATGAACATGTTGGAGTAATCAAAGTAGGCGACCTCACCATTGAGGTGCTGCCTAAGACAGACAAACATCAGCTAAACAAATCCGAGTGGCAACAAGTGTTATTAGATATGCTGCTCATAAGTCTGCAAGTAGAAGCGAAGACTACTACGCAAGCGAATATTCTAATACGTCAGCATAGTGTACTGGAAACTTATTTTCAGTTGTTCTTATCAGAAGCGGAACGACTTATCCATCAAGGATTGATCAAGAAATATCGAACGAATACCAGTAATCAGTCTGCCTTGAAGGGTAAACTATTGGTGCATCAGCAGATCACGAAAAATGCGGTGCATGCCGAACGCTTTTATGTGGCGCATACGGTTTATGATCAGGACAATGTCTTCAATTTCATTCTTAGAGCTGGTCTGGAGTGCGTGGCTAAGGTTGGTTCGGATGCTGTGAGAAGAAATGCGGAAGCTTTATTACTATTTTTTCCGGAATCTAAGAGTAGAGTGATCAATGAAAAGCTCTTTCGGACACTCGCCTATGAGCGAAAAACTGAAAGCTACAAAGGAGCCATTGAGCTGGCCAGAATCATTCTTCTCAATTATCACCCGGATATCAAAGGCGGCCCCAATGACATTCTAGCTATCATGTTTGACATGAACAAACTTTGGGAAAGCTTTATTTATTGGAGTTTGGTGAGGGCTGCATCTGGCAAAGGGGTGAAGGTGTTGGCTCAGCCATCTAAGGCCTTTTGGAAGCCAAATAATGGCTATTCTCGACCTCTTAAACCTGATTTAGTCATCGAACTCTCAGATGATAAAAAAAGTAGTGATCGATACCAAGTGGAAGTTTCAGTCTAA
- a CDS encoding adenosylcobinamide-GDP ribazoletransferase: MKEQIRVFFTALMFYTRIPCPKSVDHSPEYINKSIRYFPLIGWIVGGIAAVAFLIGAWAVNPAVGIVLSIIASVLTTGAFHEDGFADVCDGFGGGWTKEKILVIMKDSRMGAYGVIGMILILLLKTSLLVEISNLTDLWIILMIMVSAHALSRFMAATFIFTHAYVRDTDDSKAKPVAQQAHRANLIIAAFLGVIPLIALCLLSHNAFVLALIPILYVVKMWLARYFTKWIGGYTGDCLGATQQVTEVAFYLFLILIWKFTL, encoded by the coding sequence ATGAAAGAACAAATCAGAGTATTTTTTACGGCTTTGATGTTTTATACGCGCATCCCATGCCCTAAATCGGTAGATCATAGCCCGGAATATATTAACAAATCCATTCGTTACTTTCCTTTGATCGGTTGGATAGTTGGTGGCATTGCTGCAGTAGCTTTTTTAATAGGAGCGTGGGCCGTGAATCCTGCGGTGGGTATTGTGCTAAGCATTATCGCTTCGGTGCTGACTACCGGAGCCTTTCATGAAGACGGTTTTGCTGATGTATGTGATGGCTTTGGTGGTGGCTGGACTAAAGAAAAGATTCTGGTTATTATGAAAGATAGCCGAATGGGAGCTTATGGCGTCATTGGCATGATTCTCATCCTGTTGCTAAAGACTAGTCTGTTAGTGGAAATAAGCAATTTGACCGATTTGTGGATTATACTGATGATTATGGTCAGTGCCCATGCCCTGAGTCGTTTTATGGCCGCGACCTTCATATTTACCCATGCTTATGTAAGAGATACAGACGACAGCAAGGCCAAGCCTGTGGCTCAGCAAGCGCATAGAGCTAACCTGATAATAGCTGCATTTTTAGGAGTTATTCCTTTGATAGCCTTGTGTTTGCTTTCCCATAATGCTTTTGTGTTGGCCCTCATTCCGATTTTATATGTTGTGAAGATGTGGTTGGCCAGGTACTTCACCAAATGGATAGGAGGCTATACCGGCGACTGCTTGGGGGCAACGCAACAAGTAACAGAAGTGGCTTTTTATCTATTTTTAATACTGATATGGAAGTTTACTTTATAA